The nucleotide window GCTGTCCAGCATCCAAGCTGGGTACGAGGGCAAGGGTCATGGTTACAATTTAGTCCAGCCAAGTTGGCTCCGGTCCATTGGCCGCTCGTCTTGTGACCCCGACCGCTCTGCCATAACTGCAGTGGTTGGGGTCGGCACTTGGGATTCTGATGTTCACGGTAGGGGTATCAACGCCCATCCAGGGTTGCAGACAGAAATATATTAAATGGGACTCTTACCTTCCGaacctcccacccatcccGCCAACAACTCTGCCATCATCTGCATCCTTAGCTCTGTTCTTTTTACTTGCTGGCTGCAGTGAGGCAAAGACAGGGGTATCTGTAGAGATACACGGGGTCTTTCTTGGTTCAATCTCTTGTCTCTGCAAACGTGGCATAGATCAGCCTCTTTCCTTTTAGCCATTGCTACCGACTCTTTTATCTGAACGCCTCTCTCCGTCCTCTACTCCTTCAAGTCTTACTTGACACCTTCTCGACATCTTCCTTTCTAACCTCGGTCCGGtcacgacaacaacaagatgcCGTCTCCAGGAGAAGAAACGTGGAAGGATCACTGGAAGTGCTTCGTGGCATGTGGTATCATTGTACTCTCGCCATTCCAGTATGGCGTGGATTTTGGTCTCATCGGTGGTCTGCAGGCCATGGTTGGCTTCCTCAAGGTTTGTTTACTCACCATTCagctcatcaccccccttgTGAGACAACTCTGACAAGAGTGGCACCAGATCTACGGTCATCCAGCCCCCGACACCGCCATCGGATGGAACCTCGATACGACAAGACAGCAATTGATCTCGAGTCTCATGACCCTTGGCGCCTTCATCTCGTCCGGAACGGCAGGCATCGTGGCCACATACGTGAGCAGAAGGCAGTGTCTCTGGGCTGCTTGCGCTCTGTGCTGCGTCAGCAACGTGATCATGATGGCTACTGAGGACATTGGCGCGCTCTATGCTGGCCGCTTCCTCATTGGGTTGGCCAATGGATATTTCATGACCTTTAGCCAGCTGTATATCCAGGAATCGAGTCCTGCCAGATACAGGGGTTGGTTTTTGACCGCCTTCCAGTTCTTCACTTCCTTTGTGAGCACCGTTGTTTCTTCTTCACACATCGCTATTGAAATAAAGGCTGACAGAAAGCTGAACAGGGTACTCTGATCGGCACCATCATCGACTGGGCCACCGCTAAGCGCCCCGACAAGTCCGCCTACTTGATTCCCCTCGGCATGATCTACATCATCCCTGTCATCATGACCgtcgccctcttcttcattccCGAGTCCCCCCGCTGGCTCATCCTCCAAGGCGACTACGAGAAGGGTGTCAAGGCTCTCCGGTGGTTGCGTCCCGTTGGCGCCGATGTCGATGCCGAGGGTGCCGAAATCAAAGCCGCCATCGacagggagaaggagctcagcagcagcatcagcgTCATGGACATGTTCAAGAACCCCATCGACAGAAGACGCACCGGTCTCGCCGTTGGTGCTGTCCTCTTGCAAGCCGCCTCCGGTTCCATGTTCGTCATCGCCTACAAGGCCTACTTCCTCGCCATGTCCAAGGTCTCGGACCCGTTCGCTATGAGCAACGTCCTCTCCGCCATGGGgatcctcgccatcttcttcaacagcttGATCGTCGTCCGCTGGGGCAGACGCCGCgtcgtcctcaccaccggtCTGGCCATCTGCGGTATCCTCCAGCTGATCATCGCTGTTGTCTACCATATCCTGGGCGCAACCAATACCACCGGAATTGTCCTGGTAGCCCTGACCTGCGTCTACATGATGACCTACAACGGCATGATCTCCACCTACGCCTGGCTCGCAGGCGGAGAGATCCCCTCTCAGCGTCTCAGAAGCTACACTTTCggtctcgccgccgccgttggtTTCTTCGGCGCCTGGCTCACAACTTTTACAGCGCCATATTTCATCAATCCTGCCTCTCTCGCGTGGGGTCCCAAGTATGGCTTCATCTGGTTCCCCAGCTGTATCATCGGTGTGCTCTGGGTtctgttcttcttgcccgAGACCAAGGGCCGCACCCTCGAGGAGATTGACGAGATGTTTGAGGCCAAGCTGCCTGCGCGCAAGTTCAGACACCACATCTGTGTTGGCCATGTGAATACTGCCGAGAAAATTGATGATCGCGCTTCGGAAAAGGTGagccccccaacccctgaGCTTTGGattagggttagggttatgaTACTAACTTTTTGCAGACACCCACCGAGGTTCAACATGCCGAAGTGAAGGCTTAAATCGTTTCCTTGTTTTGCCGTCTATAGAATTGAGGATCAATTGTCTTAGATACAGACAAGGCTTTTGGGAGGGTTGAATGCGATGAGTAATGCGGAGGAGAGTTGTGCCTAGATAAACATAGAGATGCAACTGGAAGCCAAATCTCTATCACATATTTTCATCTGCCGCGGCTTCTGCATTGGTATTGGTTCCATAAGGGGGCATTTTGCATGACAGATACTGGGCCAGCTTTATGACAGAGGATCGGACCAACGCAATATCAAATGCAACATTCTGTCCATGCTTATTGTCTGTGTTGAATCTTCACAGATCAGTATCACCTAGGTGTATGATATCATAGCCCATACCCCCAAATGCAAAtcaataggcctttaaagacATTTCAAAGGCCTAgtaactatctttaaaggcctatttAATATGTTAAAAGGCTTATTAATGATGTTTAAACGCCTATGAACTATAAACACTTATACCTATCTTTAAACGCCTATTAGATATATTTAAAGGCATATTAATTTTGTTTAAAGGCAAGTGAAGTAGCTTTGAAGGTATAtgaactatctttaaaggcctattaactatGTTGAAAGGGCTTACACCTTTTCAATCGAATTTTTGTAATTGAAGCCCTCACGGAAAGCCTGGCAGTTGAAGTTCTTGCAGAAGTCTGGCAGTTGAAGGTCTGGCAGTTGAAGCCTTGGATAAGGTGGTGTGAGGTTCAAGGCTTGCATCGGCGCGTGGCCATCgggcatcaacaccacagcactATTAACCAAAACACTTTCACAAATATATACTGTAATTTGTAAGACAAAAAAATGCATTGCAATGTTGGTGATAATAGAAATAAGTGGATGTAATGGAAAATAGTTGGTGAGAATATTATAATATGGGAGTAATCCCCCCCTAGAAAAAGGATAATGCGCCCTTAAAATTCCTTAtgtattatatttaaaggcctattagCTATGTTCAAAGGCCCATGCACTATCTTTAAACGCCTACTGACTGTCTTTAATAAACACTATAGGGTGAGATGGATGCCAACTTATCCCGCCATCTAACATTGT belongs to Podospora bellae-mahoneyi strain CBS 112042 chromosome 6, whole genome shotgun sequence and includes:
- a CDS encoding hypothetical protein (COG:U; EggNog:ENOG503NYM6); its protein translation is MPSPGEETWKDHWKCFVACGIIVLSPFQYGVDFGLIGGLQAMVGFLKIYGHPAPDTAIGWNLDTTRQQLISSLMTLGAFISSGTAGIVATYVSRRQCLWAACALCCVSNVIMMATEDIGALYAGRFLIGLANGYFMTFSQLYIQESSPARYRGWFLTAFQFFTSFGTLIGTIIDWATAKRPDKSAYLIPLGMIYIIPVIMTVALFFIPESPRWLILQGDYEKGVKALRWLRPVGADVDAEGAEIKAAIDREKELSSSISVMDMFKNPIDRRRTGLAVGAVLLQAASGSMFVIAYKAYFLAMSKVSDPFAMSNVLSAMGILAIFFNSLIVVRWGRRRVVLTTGLAICGILQLIIAVVYHILGATNTTGIVLVALTCVYMMTYNGMISTYAWLAGGEIPSQRLRSYTFGLAAAVGFFGAWLTTFTAPYFINPASLAWGPKYGFIWFPSCIIGVLWVLFFLPETKGRTLEEIDEMFEAKLPARKFRHHICVGHVNTAEKIDDRASEKTPTEVQHAEVKA